The nucleotide window ACTTGACGCCCTGCAGTCCGACGAGCTGTGCGCCTGCAACTGGCAGGCTGGCGCCGCCACCATAGACGCGCTGCACGAGATGGAGGCCTGAGTATGACCATCGCCACCCTGCGTGACTCACTGCCGGAGTGGGCCAAAGACCTGTCCTTGAACCTGTCCACCCTGACTCGCTCCAGCACGCTCACCGAGCAGCAGCAGTGGGGCACCTTCCTAGCCTGCGCAGCCGCCACCCGCAACGAGTCGGTGCTGGTACAGGTAGCCGAGGAGGCCAAGCAGCACCTGAGTGAGCAGGCAGTTTCGGCCGCTTTGGGTGCGGCCACGATCATGGGTATGAACAACGTCGCCTACCGCACCCGCCACTTCCTGGGGG belongs to Actinomyces trachealis and includes:
- a CDS encoding carboxymuconolactone decarboxylase family protein — encoded protein: MTIATLRDSLPEWAKDLSLNLSTLTRSSTLTEQQQWGTFLACAAATRNESVLVQVAEEAKQHLSEQAVSAALGAATIMGMNNVAYRTRHFLGDAYTNERMGLRMNIIANSAGVEKVDFELWALAVSSINGCQDCVASHEATVRQAGLSTEQVWEAVRIAATLQGTAQAVAVVETLG